A stretch of Nonomuraea africana DNA encodes these proteins:
- a CDS encoding alpha/beta fold hydrolase: MTTQTITWTPCEEEPAAECGKLSVPIDWSKPNEAKVDIAVARRKATDAAARIGSLVINPGGPGGSGVEAVYGAPGSYTEELQRRFDIVGFDPRGVGRSNPVICSASVYNRMPHTVMRSQADFDAWNAFTKELHADCRARTGPLYDHVDSVDVARDLDALRAALGEEKLTYYGISYGTLIGQMYAELFPDRVRALGLDSNMDHSLGVAGFLATEAIAIEDAFDQFVGWCEQDTSCVLHGRDIRAIWKDLREKARRGELKYPSTGQTMTELQVIYNAALGTEGPAWRLLSEVINWLNGGPPPEWVPPLSGRQPVEGDVAYLPTAVLCQDYNLQVRSYSEYAALMRVSNQLAPDTRYHPYPIDDLPICMNYPTTNTPHALRYTGDAPLLLGNSLHDPATPWIWSANAARQLGSKAVLLTYEGWGHRIYGKDKCQTDIFDEYLVSLKVPPHGTRCAVGTAEESVLRQQTPSQTWPTGSNHWAAGPVAAWPLS; the protein is encoded by the coding sequence ATGACAACGCAAACCATCACTTGGACGCCTTGTGAGGAGGAGCCCGCCGCCGAGTGCGGCAAGCTGAGCGTGCCCATCGACTGGTCGAAGCCGAACGAGGCGAAGGTCGACATCGCCGTCGCGCGGCGAAAGGCCACGGATGCTGCCGCGCGAATCGGTTCGCTGGTGATCAACCCCGGCGGTCCGGGCGGGTCCGGGGTGGAGGCTGTGTACGGCGCCCCAGGGTCTTACACCGAGGAACTGCAGCGGCGGTTCGACATTGTCGGGTTCGACCCTCGGGGCGTGGGGCGCAGCAATCCGGTGATCTGCTCGGCGTCGGTGTACAACCGGATGCCGCACACCGTCATGAGAAGCCAGGCCGACTTCGACGCCTGGAACGCGTTCACCAAGGAGCTGCACGCCGACTGCCGCGCTCGTACCGGCCCGCTGTACGACCACGTCGACTCCGTCGACGTCGCCCGTGACCTGGACGCGCTGCGCGCCGCCCTGGGTGAGGAGAAGCTCACCTACTACGGCATCTCGTACGGCACGCTGATCGGCCAGATGTACGCCGAGCTGTTCCCCGACCGCGTCCGGGCCCTCGGGCTCGACAGCAACATGGACCACAGCCTCGGTGTCGCGGGCTTCCTGGCCACCGAGGCGATCGCCATCGAGGACGCCTTCGACCAGTTCGTCGGCTGGTGCGAGCAGGACACCAGTTGCGTCCTGCATGGACGTGACATCCGTGCGATCTGGAAGGACTTGCGGGAGAAGGCGCGGCGTGGTGAGCTGAAGTACCCGAGCACGGGCCAGACGATGACCGAGTTGCAGGTCATCTACAACGCCGCACTGGGCACCGAGGGGCCGGCCTGGCGGCTGCTGAGCGAGGTGATCAACTGGTTGAACGGTGGGCCGCCGCCGGAGTGGGTGCCCCCGCTGTCCGGCCGGCAGCCCGTGGAGGGTGACGTCGCGTATCTGCCGACCGCGGTGCTCTGCCAGGACTACAACCTCCAGGTGCGGAGCTACTCGGAGTACGCCGCACTCATGCGCGTCTCCAACCAGCTCGCGCCCGACACGCGGTACCACCCGTATCCGATCGACGATCTGCCGATCTGCATGAACTACCCGACCACCAACACGCCGCACGCGCTGCGCTACACGGGCGACGCCCCGCTGCTGCTCGGGAATTCCCTGCACGACCCCGCCACCCCGTGGATATGGTCGGCTAACGCGGCCCGTCAGCTCGGGTCCAAGGCGGTGCTGCTCACGTACGAGGGCTGGGGGCACCGTATCTACGGCAAGGACAAGTGCCAGACGGACATTTTCGACGAATACTTGGTCTCGCTGAAGGTGCCGCCCCACGGCACGCGCTGCGCCGTGGGCACGGCTGAGGAGAGCGTGCTCAGGCAGCAGACACCGTCCCAGACGTGGCCGACCGGCTCGAACCACTGGGCGGCCGGCCCGGTCGCTGCCTGGCCCCTCTCCTGA
- a CDS encoding tyrosine-type recombinase/integrase, whose translation MRLHDLRPGAASLMLAAGVEIKVVQETLGHTSSAFTADTYTSVFPQVAMAAAEKTAALLLGDDDQEERGALRHLRA comes from the coding sequence ATCCGGCTTCATGATCTACGGCCTGGCGCGGCCTCGTTGATGCTGGCCGCGGGTGTGGAGATCAAAGTGGTCCAGGAGACGCTCGGGCACACCTCCAGTGCTTTCACCGCCGACACCTACACCTCGGTCTTTCCACAGGTGGCGATGGCGGCGGCGGAGAAGACCGCGGCGCTGTTGCTGGGAGACGACGATCAGGAGGAGCGGGGCGCGTTGAGGCATCTGCGCGCATAA
- a CDS encoding DHHA1 domain-containing protein: MDDPEVRIWQASRADSEAAGATALFGEKYGEQVRIVDIGDFSRELCGGTHVGHGSNAGPIRVLGESSIGSNLRRIEALTGHDVLRHYDNERRLLEEVSELLGTRPADAPEALRKRLSHLVTAQQELDRLRAHKLREHAQRLLTLACPSGRGHIITKHVTGISPAELRQLALEVIDQTSTDPTIVILGLEHDGKAMLVAAITPSLTTDGIQAAQIITRAAKAVGGGGGGTGAVASAGGRHPQALGQALQLAAEDASNALGSK, from the coding sequence ATGGACGACCCCGAGGTCCGCATCTGGCAAGCCTCCCGTGCCGACTCCGAAGCGGCCGGAGCCACAGCCCTGTTCGGCGAGAAGTACGGCGAGCAGGTCCGCATCGTCGACATCGGCGACTTCTCCCGCGAGCTATGTGGCGGCACCCACGTCGGCCACGGCTCCAACGCAGGCCCCATCCGCGTGCTCGGGGAATCGTCCATCGGCTCCAACCTGCGCCGCATCGAAGCCCTGACCGGCCACGACGTGCTGCGCCATTACGACAACGAACGCCGCCTTCTTGAAGAGGTCTCCGAATTGCTGGGTACCCGCCCCGCAGACGCGCCCGAAGCCCTACGCAAGCGGCTGTCCCATTTGGTGACCGCCCAGCAGGAACTCGACCGGCTCAGAGCCCACAAACTGCGCGAGCACGCCCAGCGACTCCTCACCCTCGCCTGCCCGAGCGGCCGAGGCCACATCATCACCAAACATGTCACCGGCATCAGCCCCGCCGAACTACGCCAGCTCGCCCTCGAGGTCATCGACCAGACGTCCACCGACCCGACCATCGTGATCCTCGGCCTGGAACATGACGGCAAGGCCATGCTCGTGGCCGCCATCACCCCAAGCCTCACCACCGACGGCATCCAGGCAGCACAGATCATCACCCGGGCAGCCAAAGCCGTCGGCGGCGGAGGCGGCGGCACCGGAGCAGTCGCCAGCGCCGGAGGGCGCCACCCCCAGGCGCTGGGCCAGGCCCTCCAGCTCGCGGCTGAGGATGCCAGCAACGCCCTTGGCAGCAAGTAG